A genomic stretch from Gardnerella leopoldii includes:
- a CDS encoding peptide ABC transporter permease — protein sequence MSMPTTSPRKPHRNVSATSFRNPMRKPVRKPVRNISAAKRKMYRRRRIVVGIALLLLIMLIIFCVISLSKGIAAIGKAIAGHEVTIVRQPVPDPRPVGLTPHCTAKDIRLELSTKSQTVPMGGSVELTERFVYEGNSSCLIDASDMNAVLTINSSEEVTQGKQATKDNKKKNNQDSKDSSKSVDYLSHAVWRSDVCDMPLKPLLMAKGDHFEKKITWNTNSTSGKGCTADEDLPKVNRGTYVLRIEHKRVQGLHSEPVLINVQ from the coding sequence ATGTCAATGCCAACTACGTCACCACGTAAACCGCATCGCAATGTGAGTGCAACATCATTTCGCAACCCGATGCGCAAACCCGTGCGTAAGCCCGTACGCAACATAAGTGCAGCAAAACGAAAAATGTATCGTCGCCGCAGAATTGTTGTTGGTATTGCTTTGTTGCTTTTGATTATGCTGATCATATTTTGCGTTATTAGCTTGAGTAAAGGTATTGCTGCTATTGGTAAAGCGATTGCTGGCCATGAAGTTACTATTGTTCGTCAACCAGTGCCAGACCCTCGTCCTGTTGGCTTGACACCTCATTGCACTGCTAAAGATATTCGTCTTGAGCTTTCTACTAAGTCACAAACTGTTCCCATGGGCGGTAGCGTTGAATTGACAGAACGATTTGTGTACGAAGGAAACTCTTCTTGCCTTATTGACGCATCGGATATGAATGCTGTTTTAACGATTAATAGTAGTGAAGAAGTTACGCAAGGTAAGCAAGCAACTAAAGATAATAAAAAGAAAAATAATCAAGACAGCAAAGACTCCAGTAAGAGCGTTGACTACTTATCCCATGCAGTATGGCGTTCAGACGTATGCGATATGCCTTTGAAACCTCTTCTTATGGCAAAAGGCGACCATTTTGAGAAGAAAATTACTTGGAACACTAATTCCACTTCCGGCAAAGGCTGCACCGCTGATGAGGATTTGCCAAAAGTGAATCGCGGAACTTACGTTTTACGCATTGAGCACAAACGAGTACAAGGTTTGCATAGCGAACCTGTGCTAATTAACGTGCAATAA
- a CDS encoding glycosyltransferase, with protein sequence MTKAKSAKTQEIQEAQNTSSANSNNRSWEVVNRVVYPVKDAEITMPLYVIPWHRSYLQRTVLDPRMNMRAIDINNLNLTDFKKLLADTSSHLPNVETQGVCTVLSRNSLCIASGKHVSLCTFFNAFPASYWQHWTSVKTVKFTASVEGTGYLQLMRSTGRGLTYPVQKFEFDSNKQQPNQPAQVTQDTQIISYEIPMTGLADGGYFWFEAKASDSSSLTVSNAEWSVPFVNKVQFSNTKHQEDSAKQSNSTFSIAITTFNRPSYCHNQLKAIAENKALRARLDTIYCTDQGTDLVKNQPGFNETSANLGNQLTYIQQANLGGSGGFSRGMFETLKAGKSSYTMLLDDDAISETECILRALQFADYTIKPAIIGGGMLHLDNRTVLYTQGERFTRNNVWMKPSQNLDYNHDFAAITLQDCPERHQRIDTDYNGWWMSLIPTAIMKEIGLSLPVFIKFDDTEYSIRALEHGYHTICLPGVAVWHQAWHDKDPSRTWEEYFFQRNRWICGLLHCTHPSLRFAIEMLRSDLASGLKLAYSAMHLHHMGLQDILRGPQYIVDSMPQKLGEVRKARQAFSDTQPVNDKALISEVLREHVSPFTAHDAKALRKTQKHATIKALFAHEKHAKNPRPEVAIPAQDVSWPSFVGVNTAIVTAPDGTTLNLFQRDSKLFRKMLHADALLSLKMLRKWKKLSREYRSYDMASIESWDKIFNSTNNK encoded by the coding sequence ATGACTAAGGCAAAGAGTGCAAAAACCCAAGAAATACAAGAAGCGCAAAATACTAGCAGCGCAAATAGCAACAATAGAAGTTGGGAAGTTGTAAATCGTGTTGTTTACCCTGTAAAAGACGCTGAAATTACTATGCCACTTTACGTAATTCCTTGGCATCGCTCGTATTTGCAGCGCACTGTGCTCGATCCTCGTATGAATATGCGCGCAATCGATATAAATAATCTCAATCTTACTGATTTTAAAAAGCTTCTTGCAGACACTAGCAGTCATTTGCCAAATGTTGAAACTCAAGGGGTTTGCACTGTTCTTTCGCGCAACTCACTTTGCATTGCATCTGGAAAACATGTGTCTCTTTGCACTTTCTTTAACGCTTTTCCTGCAAGCTATTGGCAGCATTGGACGAGCGTAAAAACTGTTAAGTTCACTGCCAGTGTTGAAGGCACTGGCTACTTGCAACTTATGCGATCGACTGGCCGCGGGCTTACGTATCCTGTGCAAAAGTTTGAGTTTGATTCTAATAAACAGCAACCAAACCAGCCAGCACAAGTTACGCAAGATACACAAATTATTAGCTACGAAATACCTATGACCGGTCTTGCAGACGGTGGATATTTTTGGTTTGAAGCTAAAGCAAGCGATTCTAGCAGTCTAACTGTTAGCAATGCCGAATGGAGTGTTCCTTTTGTAAATAAAGTGCAATTTAGCAACACAAAGCATCAGGAAGATTCAGCTAAGCAATCAAATAGCACTTTTTCTATTGCTATTACTACGTTTAATCGCCCTTCATACTGCCACAATCAGTTGAAGGCAATAGCAGAAAACAAAGCACTTCGCGCGCGACTTGACACAATTTATTGCACAGATCAAGGCACCGATTTAGTTAAGAATCAGCCTGGATTTAATGAAACAAGCGCAAATCTTGGCAACCAGCTCACCTATATTCAGCAGGCTAATTTAGGCGGTTCCGGCGGATTCTCGCGCGGCATGTTTGAAACGCTTAAAGCAGGAAAAAGCAGTTACACAATGCTTCTCGACGACGACGCAATTAGTGAAACAGAGTGTATTCTTCGCGCGCTTCAGTTTGCTGATTACACAATTAAACCAGCCATTATTGGCGGCGGAATGCTTCACTTGGATAATCGTACCGTCCTTTACACTCAAGGTGAGCGTTTCACGCGCAACAATGTGTGGATGAAGCCTTCACAGAATCTTGATTACAATCATGATTTTGCAGCGATTACTTTGCAAGATTGCCCAGAACGTCACCAGCGAATAGACACTGATTACAACGGTTGGTGGATGAGCCTTATTCCAACTGCGATTATGAAAGAAATCGGTCTTTCGCTACCTGTGTTTATTAAGTTTGACGATACTGAATATTCGATTAGAGCACTTGAGCACGGATACCACACGATTTGCCTGCCAGGAGTGGCAGTTTGGCATCAAGCTTGGCACGATAAGGATCCTTCACGCACTTGGGAAGAGTACTTCTTCCAGCGCAATCGTTGGATTTGTGGATTACTTCATTGCACTCATCCAAGCTTACGTTTCGCGATTGAAATGCTTCGAAGCGACTTGGCTTCCGGCTTAAAACTTGCGTATTCTGCAATGCATTTGCATCATATGGGATTACAGGATATCTTGCGCGGACCGCAATATATTGTTGATTCAATGCCACAAAAGCTTGGCGAGGTTCGTAAAGCGCGCCAAGCGTTTAGCGACACGCAGCCGGTAAACGATAAGGCACTCATTAGTGAGGTTTTGCGCGAACACGTAAGCCCGTTTACTGCACATGACGCTAAGGCTTTGCGTAAAACACAAAAGCACGCAACGATTAAGGCTTTGTTTGCGCACGAAAAGCACGCAAAGAATCCTCGCCCAGAAGTTGCAATCCCAGCTCAAGACGTTTCTTGGCCTTCGTTTGTGGGAGTTAATACCGCAATTGTTACGGCTCCAGATGGCACTACTCTGAATCTTTTCCAACGAGATAGCAAGTTATTCCGTAAAATGTTGCATGCGGACGCACTTTTGTCGTTAAAAATGTTGCGTAAGTGGAAGAAGCTGTCTAGAGAGTATCGCAGCTACGATATGGCAAGCATTGAAAGTTGGGATAAAATTTTCAACTCAACCAACAACAAGTAA
- a CDS encoding ribose-phosphate diphosphokinase, which translates to MSIILEGNPKKQMMLVTGRAYPELANETAQYLGIDVLETTAYDFANGEMYVRFTQPVRGSDVFVLQAHTNPINNWIMEQLLMVDSLRRASARSINVVAPFFGYSRQDKKHQGREPITARLMFDLFRAAGATRILTVDMHATQEQGFFDGPVDHLTAMPVLIDYVRNSMKLDNATIVSPDAGRIKVSEQWAAKLGNLPLAFIHKTRDITRPNHAEAHGIIGEIKGRDCIVVDDMIDTAGTICEAVRTLREAGAKSVTLVATHALLSGPAVERLKAAGVREIIVTDTVPVPEEKRLDNMTVLSIAPLLAAGIRSVFRSGSLVSLRNALPEDMKQHNIYA; encoded by the coding sequence ATGTCAATAATTCTTGAAGGCAATCCAAAAAAGCAGATGATGTTAGTTACGGGTCGTGCATACCCAGAGCTTGCTAATGAGACTGCACAGTATCTTGGTATTGATGTGCTTGAGACTACTGCCTACGATTTTGCGAATGGCGAAATGTATGTGCGCTTTACTCAGCCTGTTCGTGGCTCAGATGTGTTTGTGCTTCAGGCACATACGAATCCTATTAACAATTGGATTATGGAACAGCTGCTTATGGTCGATTCTTTGCGACGCGCATCTGCTCGCAGTATTAACGTGGTTGCACCGTTCTTTGGATATTCGCGTCAGGATAAAAAGCATCAGGGACGTGAGCCTATTACTGCTCGCCTCATGTTTGACTTATTCCGCGCTGCTGGCGCCACGCGCATTTTGACTGTCGACATGCACGCAACTCAGGAGCAAGGTTTCTTTGATGGTCCTGTTGACCATTTGACTGCGATGCCTGTGCTTATTGATTATGTGCGTAATTCTATGAAGCTCGACAACGCAACTATTGTTTCTCCTGATGCGGGGCGCATCAAAGTCTCTGAGCAATGGGCTGCAAAACTTGGCAACTTGCCTCTTGCTTTTATTCATAAAACGCGCGACATTACACGTCCTAACCATGCTGAAGCTCACGGCATCATTGGTGAGATTAAAGGACGTGATTGCATTGTTGTAGACGATATGATCGATACTGCTGGCACTATTTGCGAAGCTGTACGTACTTTGCGTGAGGCTGGAGCAAAATCTGTTACTTTGGTTGCAACGCATGCTTTGCTTTCTGGACCTGCTGTTGAGCGCTTAAAAGCTGCTGGGGTTCGCGAGATCATTGTGACGGATACAGTTCCTGTGCCCGAAGAGAAGCGTCTTGATAATATGACGGTTCTTTCAATTGCGCCGCTTCTTGCTGCTGGCATTCGTTCCGTGTTCCGCTCTGGATCGCTTGTGTCACTTCGCAACGCACTTCCGGAAGATATGAAACAGCATAATATTTACGCATAA
- a CDS encoding tRNA (cytidine(34)-2'-O)-methyltransferase has protein sequence MNNSENTQEAAAKTKKQTEEQTEAHKAAASRVEQMYEYGYRKSNYGPDELVTDAHGNPISVMDAMLSADDAARAETHTPHLCFYSPRIPGNTGSAIRLCAVTGTILHLVEPLGFNLHDTKLRRAGLDYHDMAHVVLHPNFENLVESMPNSRIIAFTANATKLYTEIEYKSNDILLFGPEPGDIPDPMDVMAGPHVAEQVRLPMRPSLRSLNLTNCASIAVYEAWRQLGFTGGK, from the coding sequence ATGAATAACAGCGAGAATACGCAAGAAGCAGCAGCCAAAACCAAAAAGCAAACCGAAGAGCAAACCGAAGCACACAAAGCAGCAGCAAGCCGCGTAGAGCAAATGTACGAGTACGGCTACCGCAAATCAAATTATGGCCCAGACGAGCTTGTAACCGACGCTCACGGAAATCCGATTAGCGTTATGGACGCAATGCTCAGTGCCGACGATGCCGCGCGCGCAGAAACGCACACCCCTCACCTTTGCTTTTACTCCCCTCGTATTCCAGGAAATACAGGTTCCGCAATTCGACTTTGCGCTGTAACTGGCACTATCTTGCACTTGGTTGAGCCGCTTGGTTTTAATTTGCACGATACTAAATTACGTCGCGCAGGCTTGGATTATCACGATATGGCTCACGTTGTTTTGCACCCGAATTTTGAGAATTTAGTTGAGTCAATGCCAAATTCGCGAATTATTGCGTTTACTGCAAATGCTACGAAACTTTACACTGAAATTGAATATAAGTCGAACGATATTCTGCTTTTTGGACCAGAGCCAGGAGATATTCCTGATCCAATGGATGTTATGGCTGGTCCACATGTGGCAGAGCAGGTGCGTCTTCCTATGCGCCCGTCACTTCGTAGTTTGAATCTTACAAATTGTGCTTCTATTGCAGTGTATGAAGCGTGGAGGCAACTCGGTTTTACAGGCGGAAAGTAA
- a CDS encoding PFL family protein, producing the protein MLNLMEVSETNSMIEQEQLDVRTITMGINLLDCACENLQDVCNKVEEKITRLAKDLVKTGNDISRDYGIPIVNKRITVTPISLVGASSCKKPEDFVQIAHALDRAAHTVGVDLIGGYSALPAKSMTAADRMLIESLPQALSETEIVCSSVNVGSTRTGIDMDCVELLGRTIKKIAEATAGNDSYGCVKFVAFCNAPDDNPFMAGGFHGVTEGDAVINVGVSGPGVVSSALDAARGKDFAFLCETIKRTAFKITRVGQLVAQEASRRLGVPFGIIDLSLAPTPAVGDSVGEVLEKIGLDQVGAPGTTAALAMLNDQVKKGGIMASSYVGGLSGAFIPVSEDANMIAAAKSGCLTIEKLEAMTCVCSVGLDMIAIPGNTSAATISGMIADESAIGMINQKTTAVRIIPVIGKGVGEMANFGGLMGYAPIMPVNQTSCEAFVTRGGRIPAPVHSFKN; encoded by the coding sequence ATGCTCAACCTGATGGAAGTAAGCGAAACTAATTCGATGATTGAGCAAGAACAGCTCGACGTTCGCACAATCACCATGGGAATTAACCTGCTAGATTGCGCTTGCGAAAACTTGCAGGACGTTTGTAACAAAGTTGAGGAAAAAATCACACGTCTTGCAAAAGATCTCGTCAAAACAGGTAACGATATTTCGCGCGACTACGGAATTCCAATTGTAAACAAGCGAATTACCGTAACTCCAATTTCGCTTGTTGGAGCGTCATCTTGTAAAAAGCCTGAAGATTTTGTGCAAATTGCGCACGCATTAGACAGAGCAGCACACACTGTTGGAGTTGATTTAATTGGTGGGTATTCGGCGCTTCCTGCAAAGTCGATGACTGCAGCAGACCGCATGCTTATTGAGTCGCTTCCACAAGCCTTAAGTGAGACGGAAATTGTGTGCTCGTCTGTGAACGTCGGCTCGACGCGAACTGGTATAGACATGGATTGCGTAGAGCTGCTCGGACGCACGATTAAAAAGATCGCTGAAGCTACAGCTGGAAACGATTCTTACGGTTGTGTTAAATTCGTGGCTTTTTGCAATGCTCCGGACGACAATCCGTTCATGGCAGGCGGCTTCCATGGTGTAACTGAAGGCGATGCTGTGATCAATGTTGGCGTGTCTGGTCCTGGCGTTGTTTCGAGTGCACTCGATGCTGCTAGAGGAAAAGACTTTGCTTTTCTATGCGAAACTATTAAGCGCACTGCGTTTAAGATTACTCGTGTAGGTCAGTTGGTTGCGCAAGAGGCTTCTCGTAGGCTTGGTGTGCCGTTTGGAATTATAGACTTGTCGCTTGCTCCAACTCCTGCAGTTGGCGATTCTGTTGGCGAAGTGCTTGAGAAAATCGGTTTGGACCAGGTTGGTGCTCCTGGCACAACTGCTGCGCTCGCTATGCTGAACGATCAAGTTAAGAAGGGCGGCATTATGGCAAGTAGCTATGTTGGCGGTCTTTCTGGAGCGTTTATACCCGTTTCGGAAGATGCAAATATGATTGCTGCTGCGAAGTCTGGCTGCTTGACTATTGAAAAGCTTGAAGCAATGACATGCGTTTGCTCAGTCGGTCTTGACATGATTGCAATTCCTGGAAACACTTCCGCTGCAACGATTTCTGGCATGATTGCGGATGAATCTGCAATTGGTATGATTAATCAAAAAACTACCGCTGTGCGAATTATTCCAGTAATTGGAAAAGGTGTAGGTGAAATGGCGAACTTTGGCGGATTAATGGGATACGCGCCGATTATGCCAGTAAACCAAACAAGCTGCGAAGCTTTCGTAACTCGCGGTGGACGTATTCCTGCTCCAGTACACAGCTTCAAGAATTAG
- a CDS encoding UDP-galactopyranose/dTDP-fucopyranose mutase family protein → MTQAAISQNATYPDLVVVGAGLFGLTVAQQAVEHTGARVEIIDVRNHIGGNAYSYFDERTGIEIHKYGAHLFHTSNKRVWDYVNRFTSFTNYVHRVYATHDGEVYPLPINLGTINQFFHAHYTPEEAKALIASQAGEFAGKDPQNLNDKGISLIGRPLYEAFIKNYTAKQWQTDPSELPAGIIKRLPVRFNYNNRYFKDTWEGLPTDGYTAWMQRMIDDPRIHVSLGVDFFDESQPFNKRALAEAGVPVVYTGPVDRYFDYALGELKWRTVDFKEVRYEESDHFGCPVMNYSDADVPFTRAIEFKNFNPEREEVGGEASGDTSGEADFVPGKSVKAGETVVWQEYSRAATRDDEPYYPVNTDADKALYARYAELAAAEPRTVFGGRLGTYSYYDMHNVIDMALRAYESQVAPLLK, encoded by the coding sequence ATGACGCAAGCAGCAATCTCCCAAAATGCAACTTACCCAGATTTAGTAGTTGTTGGAGCAGGATTGTTCGGCTTAACTGTAGCTCAACAAGCAGTGGAGCATACTGGCGCTCGCGTTGAAATTATTGACGTTCGTAATCATATTGGCGGCAATGCTTACTCGTATTTTGACGAGCGAACGGGAATCGAAATTCACAAGTATGGTGCGCATCTTTTCCACACAAGCAACAAACGCGTGTGGGATTATGTGAACCGTTTTACGTCGTTTACTAACTACGTGCATCGCGTGTACGCAACTCACGACGGCGAAGTTTACCCGTTGCCAATCAACTTGGGTACGATTAACCAATTCTTCCATGCGCACTACACGCCAGAAGAAGCGAAGGCTTTGATTGCAAGCCAAGCGGGGGAGTTTGCTGGCAAAGATCCGCAAAATTTGAACGATAAGGGCATTAGCTTAATTGGGCGTCCGCTTTATGAAGCGTTTATTAAAAACTATACAGCAAAGCAGTGGCAAACGGATCCTTCTGAGCTTCCTGCTGGAATTATTAAACGCTTGCCTGTGCGATTTAACTACAATAATCGTTATTTTAAAGACACTTGGGAAGGCTTGCCAACGGACGGCTACACAGCTTGGATGCAGCGCATGATTGACGATCCGCGTATTCACGTTTCGCTTGGCGTAGACTTTTTCGACGAGTCGCAGCCATTTAACAAGCGCGCGTTGGCGGAGGCTGGAGTGCCGGTTGTTTATACCGGTCCGGTTGATAGGTATTTTGACTATGCGCTCGGCGAGTTGAAGTGGCGCACTGTGGACTTTAAGGAAGTGCGTTACGAGGAGAGCGACCATTTTGGCTGCCCAGTTATGAACTATTCGGATGCTGATGTGCCATTTACGCGCGCGATTGAGTTTAAGAACTTTAATCCAGAGCGTGAAGAAGTTGGCGGAGAGGCTAGTGGCGATACTAGCGGTGAAGCTGATTTTGTGCCGGGTAAAAGTGTGAAAGCTGGGGAAACTGTAGTGTGGCAGGAGTATTCTCGCGCTGCAACTCGCGACGATGAGCCTTACTATCCTGTGAATACTGATGCAGATAAAGCATTGTATGCGCGCTATGCGGAGCTTGCTGCGGCTGAGCCTCGCACAGTTTTCGGCGGTCGCTTGGGCACTTACAGCTATTACGACATGCACAACGTAATCGACATGGCTTTGCGTGCTTATGAATCTCAAGTAGCGCCGCTGCTTAAGTAG
- a CDS encoding ACT domain-containing protein, giving the protein MVANNTTAVAENNESQEALQSDAFRAIITVVGCDTVGIIAKVTSHAAEHNVNILNISQTIVDGFFNMMMIVDVSTVDCEFGDFAAGLETLGDEIGVRIRCQRSNIFTAMHRI; this is encoded by the coding sequence ATGGTCGCCAATAACACAACAGCAGTTGCAGAAAATAATGAATCGCAAGAAGCGTTGCAATCTGATGCTTTCAGGGCGATTATTACTGTTGTCGGCTGCGATACCGTTGGTATTATTGCAAAAGTTACTTCACATGCTGCCGAGCATAATGTAAATATTTTGAATATTTCTCAAACAATTGTCGACGGATTCTTCAACATGATGATGATTGTTGACGTGTCTACTGTTGATTGCGAATTTGGCGACTTTGCTGCAGGATTAGAAACGCTAGGAGACGAAATTGGCGTGCGTATTCGCTGCCAGCGTAGCAATATTTTCACTGCAATGCACAGAATCTAA
- a CDS encoding DMT family transporter: MVKFSWRSSAHDLDSSNIDSSSTKKQQSSKLQSTGSKTFDTSKAAAKAIEGTPNKPNPALNHSTNAILVGIFLTLLGGAFWGANATVSKILMSTYHVSPLQIACVRQIAAGMLFVITAAVCTPKQLSGAVKTGRTWISMAITGIVCVLLTQVSYLWTIDWTNSGTATVLQSLNLLFVLVYVCFRSRRVPTMRETIGVVLAFAGTALMATGGNLSSLSLPVMGLLWGLADAASTAALAIMPVKLIAKWGNLTVNGITFIIAGFIMLPFVRPWETMPALDLRAMLLFTFTVIAGTFGAYWLFLEGIMRVGSVRGTLLGASEPVTAAITAVMFTGAVFSWADFVGFGLIFVMMILLCKRSA; this comes from the coding sequence ATGGTTAAGTTTTCTTGGCGTAGCAGTGCGCATGATTTGGATTCATCAAATATTGATTCCTCTTCAACAAAAAAGCAACAATCTTCGAAATTGCAATCAACAGGTTCAAAGACTTTTGACACATCAAAAGCTGCAGCAAAAGCAATTGAAGGTACTCCAAATAAACCTAATCCAGCGTTAAATCATTCTACAAACGCTATTCTTGTAGGAATATTTTTAACTCTTTTGGGTGGCGCATTTTGGGGTGCAAACGCAACAGTTTCGAAAATCCTTATGTCGACGTATCACGTATCTCCTTTGCAAATCGCTTGCGTTCGTCAAATTGCTGCTGGCATGTTATTTGTCATTACTGCTGCAGTGTGCACTCCTAAGCAGTTAAGTGGTGCTGTGAAAACTGGTCGTACTTGGATTTCAATGGCTATTACGGGAATTGTGTGTGTTCTTCTTACGCAAGTTTCGTATTTATGGACTATTGATTGGACTAATTCTGGCACTGCTACTGTGCTTCAAAGCCTTAACTTACTGTTTGTTTTGGTTTATGTGTGTTTTCGCTCTCGCCGCGTGCCAACTATGCGCGAAACTATTGGAGTTGTGCTAGCTTTTGCAGGAACCGCTTTAATGGCTACAGGCGGTAATCTTTCTTCACTATCTTTGCCTGTTATGGGTTTGCTTTGGGGCCTTGCAGATGCTGCGTCTACAGCGGCGCTTGCTATTATGCCTGTGAAATTGATTGCAAAATGGGGAAATCTGACTGTTAATGGCATTACGTTTATTATTGCTGGTTTTATTATGCTTCCGTTTGTGCGACCGTGGGAAACGATGCCTGCATTAGATTTGCGCGCTATGCTGCTTTTTACTTTTACTGTTATTGCTGGAACTTTTGGAGCATATTGGCTGTTCTTAGAGGGCATTATGCGAGTCGGTTCAGTTCGTGGTACTTTGCTTGGAGCTAGCGAGCCTGTTACTGCTGCAATTACTGCTGTTATGTTTACTGGAGCCGTTTTTTCATGGGCAGATTTTGTGGGATTCGGGCTTATTTTCGTAATGATGATTTTGCTTTGCAAACGTAGCGCTTAG
- the rfbB gene encoding dTDP-glucose 4,6-dehydratase — protein sequence MHNYASSSNTFQPHHILVTGGAGFIGSNFVHYIAKHHTTVAVTVLDLLTYAGNMANLYDLPQDFANNRYAFIRGDIRDENIVDQLLDPHNPIKTAEGTTLPAIDAIVNFAAESHNDNAIEFSDPFISTNILGTHTLIKFAHKYNIRFHQVSTDEVYGDFPIDSVLKFDESSPYCPSSPYSASKAAGDLLVKAWCRTYGLRATISNSSNNYGPRQHIEKFIPRQITNIMCNMPAKLYGVGDSIRDWIHVEDNCDAIWHVLTRGTIGETYNIGANCEVNNINILRILMQLMGVPETNIAYVNPRIGEDRRYALDTTKIRTQLKWEPKYNNLKQGLQETISWYDSHADLWKPIKAQVEQHYAELGH from the coding sequence ATGCACAACTACGCATCAAGCAGTAATACTTTTCAACCACACCACATCTTAGTTACTGGCGGCGCAGGCTTTATTGGATCTAATTTTGTGCATTACATAGCTAAACATCATACAACGGTTGCTGTTACGGTACTTGATTTGCTTACCTACGCTGGGAATATGGCAAATCTTTACGACTTACCTCAAGATTTTGCAAACAACCGATACGCTTTTATTCGCGGAGATATTCGAGACGAAAATATAGTTGATCAGCTATTAGATCCGCATAATCCAATTAAAACGGCAGAAGGAACAACACTTCCTGCTATCGACGCAATTGTAAATTTTGCTGCAGAATCACACAACGATAATGCAATCGAGTTTTCTGACCCATTTATAAGCACAAATATTTTAGGAACGCATACGCTCATTAAATTTGCACACAAATATAATATTCGTTTCCATCAAGTAAGTACCGATGAAGTTTACGGGGATTTTCCTATTGACAGCGTGCTTAAATTTGACGAGTCAAGTCCATATTGTCCGTCTAGTCCATATTCTGCAAGCAAAGCTGCAGGCGATCTGTTGGTAAAAGCATGGTGTAGGACTTACGGTTTGCGCGCAACTATTTCGAATAGCAGCAATAATTACGGGCCACGACAGCATATTGAAAAGTTTATTCCTCGCCAAATTACAAATATTATGTGCAATATGCCAGCAAAATTGTACGGCGTAGGAGATTCGATACGCGATTGGATCCACGTTGAAGATAATTGCGACGCAATATGGCATGTTCTAACGCGTGGAACAATCGGTGAAACATATAATATCGGTGCCAACTGTGAAGTTAACAACATAAATATTTTGCGGATTTTGATGCAGTTAATGGGCGTGCCGGAAACAAATATAGCGTATGTAAATCCCAGAATAGGCGAGGATAGGCGTTACGCACTAGATACTACGAAAATTCGAACGCAATTAAAATGGGAGCCTAAGTACAACAATCTGAAGCAAGGCTTGCAAGAAACAATATCGTGGTACGACTCTCACGCAGATTTATGGAAGCCTATTAAAGCGCAAGTCGAGCAGCATTATGCTGAATTAGGGCACTGA
- a CDS encoding HhH-GPD family protein produces MQQDSQSLPEEHLTEETSQPLRELATLTRDNVALFWHSCARDLPWRFGHTTPWGVLVCEVMSQQTQMSRVVPYWLTWMQTWPDAQSLAHATSAEIITAWGRLGYPRRALRLQSCAQVVATTYRNKLPCTYEELIALPGVGDYTASAILSFAYGKHIAVIDTNIRRVLMRAFTGTESHGGSTTQSDRELAAAVLPEDNHVTTATANATNTTNTTCTSSVWNQAIMEIGATICTARSPQCTTCPLQTWCRFKAAGLPGLGRPTRPQQHFAGTNRQVRGIILQALREAHKKQQVLQRCEINNLWSNQTQLDKCIASLDHDSLITILPDGTLALP; encoded by the coding sequence ATGCAGCAAGATTCACAATCTCTCCCCGAAGAACATCTCACCGAAGAAACTTCTCAACCATTGCGCGAATTGGCAACACTTACGCGCGATAATGTTGCACTTTTTTGGCATAGTTGTGCACGCGATTTGCCTTGGAGGTTTGGGCACACTACCCCTTGGGGTGTGCTTGTGTGTGAAGTAATGAGCCAGCAAACGCAAATGAGCCGCGTTGTACCCTATTGGCTCACTTGGATGCAAACTTGGCCAGATGCACAATCACTAGCTCACGCTACGAGTGCTGAAATTATTACAGCTTGGGGTCGCCTCGGCTACCCTCGACGCGCGTTACGTTTACAATCTTGTGCTCAAGTTGTAGCAACAACATATCGCAATAAGCTGCCATGCACCTATGAAGAACTTATTGCCTTGCCAGGTGTAGGCGATTACACAGCAAGTGCAATACTCAGCTTTGCTTATGGCAAGCACATTGCGGTGATTGATACAAATATTCGCCGCGTACTTATGCGCGCTTTTACTGGAACTGAATCGCATGGTGGCAGCACAACGCAATCTGACCGCGAGCTTGCTGCAGCAGTATTGCCGGAAGATAATCATGTTACTACTGCCACTGCTAACGCTACTAACACCACCAACACTACCTGCACTTCATCCGTTTGGAATCAGGCAATTATGGAAATTGGTGCTACCATTTGCACAGCACGATCTCCGCAATGCACTACATGCCCTTTGCAAACATGGTGCCGTTTCAAAGCTGCTGGACTTCCAGGTCTTGGCCGCCCTACCCGCCCACAGCAACATTTTGCCGGCACTAATCGGCAAGTGCGCGGCATTATTTTGCAGGCATTGCGTGAAGCACATAAAAAACAGCAGGTATTGCAACGTTGCGAGATCAACAATTTATGGTCGAATCAAACGCAACTTGACAAATGCATTGCTTCGCTCGATCATGACAGTCTTATCACTATATTGCCGGATGGCACTTTAGCACTACCTTAA